In Caloramator sp. E03, the sequence AACTTTTGCTAAAATAAAATTAACCCAAAACAAAATTTAGAAAGGAGGATCCAATAAAGTGCTTAAGTATAATTTTATCAACAATTTACTAAACTTAAAAGATGTTTTTGTTAAAAAACGTTGTTAATAAAGATGATTTTATTGAGATATTTGTTGAAACTAAAAAGAAACCACATGTTTGTCCAGTTTGTGGCTATACTACATCTAAAGTTCATGATTACAGAAAACAAAGAATTAAAGATGTACCCATTCAGTTTAAAAAAACTTTTATCATTCTTAGAAAAAGGAGATTAGTATGCTCAGAATGCGGTAAGCGCTTTTATGAAAAGCTAGATTTTCTTCCACGCTATCATAGAATGACAAACCGCTTATCTTTCTTCATAATTAACGAACTATCTAATGTTAATAGCATGAAGCATGTTTCCTTAAAAGCCAATGTTTCCACCCATACTGTAAAACGCATTTTTGATACTGTTAGTTATACTGCGTATTCTTTGCCTGAAGTTATATCTATTGATGAATTTAAAGGTAATTCTGGTGGCTCAAAATATCACTGTATATTAGTTGATCCTGTTAATCATAAAGTAATTGATATTATTAAAGATAGACGATTTCATATCCTTTCGGATTACTTTAGAAATTTTAAAAACAGGGATAAGGTAAAATATGTAGTTATTGATATGTGGAGTCAATATGCTGACATTGCTAAAACATACTTTAAAAATGCAACTATCATCATAGATAAGTTCCACTTTATGCGCTACAACACCTGGGCTATAGAAAACGTTAGAAAGCGCATTCAAAAGAATATGGATAAGAAACTAAGGCGATATTACAAAAAAAGTCGAAAACTCATTCTTGCTAGAAAAGATTCCTTAGATGAAGACTCTAAGAGACAACTTGAAATTATGCTTTTATACAATGATGAATTAAGACATGCCCATTACCTTAAGGAATCCTTTTACAAAATTTCAGATGCAAGGTCTGCTTCTGAAGCAAAAATATTACTAAAGGAATGGATTGAGATAGCAAGAAAAAGCGGTATAAAAGAATATATTTCATGTGCAGAAACTTTAAGCAGGTGGTTTAAGGAAATAGTTAATTCCTTTGATGTTCCTTATACGAATGGATGTGTTGAAGGTTTTAACAACAAGATTAAAGTTATTAAAAGAAATGCGTTTGGGTTCAGAAATTTTAACAGGTTTAGAAATAGAATTCTGCATTGTTGCAAGTAATTGATTACTGTACTCTATTTTTCAAAAACCAACATTAGTTTGGTCTTTTTGTTATGCCCATTTTTAGAGAATTTTTGATTCACTTTCTTTAATTCGTTAAAACTTCTTGAAAATTAGCAAGGGCAGGCATTTGAATAAAATGCCCACCCCAACTATTGACATAGAACCTATGATTATACTAATGTTAATTTTTTTTATTTTACTTTCTTCAGGAGTAACATATATAGTTTTATTTGTAAAATAGACTACCATACCAGGTTTTGCACCAGAAGGCTTTTTAACGTTCTTTTTCTCTGTATAATCTACAGGAACGTTAGAAGAATGTTTGGCTTTACTGAAAAAAGCAGCTAAAAGAGCACCTTCAAGGAGTGCAGTATCAGAAACATTTCCGTTTTTGGATTTTATAATGACATGAGAACCAGGAATGTTCTTAACATGCATCCATATATCGCTTCCTACTGCAAACTTTGTAGTTAAGTAATCGTTTTGGATATTATTTTTTACCAACGTATATATCGAATCCATCACTTGATTTAAAATGATGGGGAGAAGCTTTTTTCTGTTTAGTGTTTTTTCTTTTTCTTATATATCCTTGTTCATAAAGCTCTGATTTTATTTCTTCTATTGTGTCTATGTCTGAAGCATTTTCAAGATTATAAAGTATAGAATCAAGGTACTCCTTTTCTTCAATGCATTCTTTGAGCAATTTATTACTAATCTCTAAGGTGCTCTTTTCTTTGTTATATTTTTTATAATAGTTTTGAGCATTTTGTACTATTGAAAGATCGGTATTTATTGGTATAATTATATTTTTAAGTTCTGGATCATAAAAGTTTTGAAGTTCAACCTTATCTGAATTAAGATCTATATAATACTGATTTGCCATCAATATATCACCATATATTTTTATATATTTCGTAATTTTTACATTCCTCAATTTTAACTCTATAAAAAGAGCACCTTCAAGGAGTGCAGTATCAGAAACATTTCCGTTTTGGATTTTATAAATGACATGAGAACCAGGAATGTTCTTAACATGCATCCATATATCGCTTCCTACTGCAAACTTTGTAGTTAAGTAATCGTTTTGGATATTATTTTTACCAACGTATATATCGAATCCATCACTTGATTTAAAATGATGGGGAGAAGCTTTTTTCTGTTTAGTGTTTTTTCTTTTTATATATCCTTGTTCATAAAGCTCTGATTTTATTTCTTCTATTGTGTCTATGTCTGAAGCATTTTCAAGATTATAAAGTATAGAATCAAGGTACTCCTTTTCTTCAATGCATTCTTTGAGCAATTTATTACTAATCTCTAAGGTGCTCTTTTCTTTGTTATATTTTTTATAATAGTTTTGAGCATTTTGTACTATTGAAAGATCGGTATTTATTGGTATAATTATATTTTTAAGTTCTGGATCATAAAAGTTTTGAAGTTCAACCTTATCTGAATTAAGATCTATATAATACTGATTTGCCATCAATATATCACCATATATTTTATATATTTCGTAATTTTTACATTCCTCAATTTTCTCTCTATAAATTTGAATTTTTTTCTCAGTCCTTTCAATGAAATTAGATACAAGTTTAAAAAGTGTACTATATTTTTGTTTTAAGCTATCCTTTAAGTCCTTATTACCATAAAAAGTGTCAAGTACTTTACTTGGTGAATCGTAGTATTCAATTTTCAAGTTGTTATATTCTCTTAGCTCAAAAATATAATAATCAATCATTGAAGTTCCATCATAAAATATTGTATATTTAAATTCATTGCTTTTTATTTTAGCTAAATAATAAAAGAAGTTATAAACAATATATTCTTTTTGATTACTTGATAAATCTTTAATCTTTATATTTGCCATATCGCCACAAATTTCAAAGGATAATGTTTTACTAAAACCAAGGAAGCTATCAGTAAAAAATTTGTATAAAGGCTTATCGAAATTAAAATTTGATAAAATATTTTTTATATCTTCCTCTCTTTGGTCTAAAGGATTTACCTTTTCTCCAACAGGAGGTTGAATATATTCAACATTAGGTAAAATTTGTCTATACCTATTTACTTCACTTCCAATTCGTTTTATACTATCAATAACATATTTTTTTTCATTTAGTAATATTATATTGCTATGCTTACCCATTATCTCAATAACAAGATAGTATATAATAGGATATCCTAGTTCATCTTTGCCTTCGATTTTAAATTCAATAATCCTGTCAAAGTTTATTTGATATATATCAACTATTTTAGCTCCGTTTAAATATTTTCTTAATGTCATACAAAATAAAGGGGGAGTTATAGGATTTTCATAGTTTTGCTCAGTAATATGTACTCTTGGAAAACTTGGGTTTGCACACAATAATAATTTAAAAGTTTTTCTATCTTTTTTTATAATAAAAATACTTTCAAAGTCTGAAGGCTGATGAATTTTATCAATTTTACCATTTATAACAGTTGAAAGCTCTTTAACAATTGCATTTAAAAATACTCCATCTAAGGGCATAATTACACCTCCAAAGCTTTTATGATTAAAAGTATAACACTAATTAAAAAAATATGAAAGGACAGGGATGATTAAAATGTTTTTTTCAAAAATGCATGGTTTAGGAAATGATTTTATAGTATATGATAATATTTTAAGCCTATCAATCGATTGGAATCAATTAGCAAAGAAGTGCTGTGACAGACATTTAGGAATAGGAGCGGATGGAATACTTATTGTTGAAAAATCAGATGTAGCTGATATTAAAATGAGAATTATAAACTCAGACGGGAGCAACGCTGAAATGTGTGGCAATGGAATAAGATGCTTTGCTAAATATGTTTATGAAAAAAATATAGTAAATAAAGAAAACTTCAATATAGAAACAGGTGCAGGAATAAAGAATGTTAAATTAGATGTAAAAGATAATAAAGTTTTAAGCGTAAAAGTTGATATGGGTATTCCTTGCTTTGAAAAAAGTAAAATACCTTTTAATAGTGATATGGATAATAAAAACTATGAAATTGAAATTAATAATAAAAAATATAATTTAACAACTCTTCTATTAGGTGTACCTCATACGGTAGTATATGTTGATGAAATTGATGAAAAGGAAGTAATAGAAGTTGGTAAGATTATAGAAAATTTAGAAATATTCCCTAAAAGAACAAATGTTAATTTTGTTCAAATAATTGATTATAATACGATAAAGGTTAGAACATGGGAGAGAGGGGCAGGTATGACATTAGCTTGTGGCACAGGAACCTGTGCAAGCGCTGTTGCCTGTTATATAAATAATAAGACTGATAAAAATGTAACTGCAAAGCTTTTTGCAGGAGATTTAAAAGTTTACTATGAAGATGACAATATAATAATGGAAGGTCCTGCACAGTTTATATGTGAAGGAGTTTATTTAAATATTTTATGATAAAGTAATATTTTTATTTCCCCTCAAATAAATATATAAAAGAGTAAATATATGGGGGGATGTAATTGAAATTTAGGCTTATTGCATTGATTACTATTATAGCTTTAGTAATTGTTACTGTTGGATGCCTAAAAAAATCCAGTTCAACTAATGTAGTTACGGAAATTCCTGGGAAGCAAAAAATGATTGTAGTTGTGTTAGACAAGCAAACTAATGCTCCTATTAAAGATGCAAAAGTATATATTGTTGGAGATAATACGGTATATACAACAGATGATATGGGAAAAACTCCTGAAATTGATGTCGAAATAAATAAAGACTATTTTTCAAAATACACTGATGAAGTTGCAAATAGGATGAATTGTGGCTTAGTTAATATTGTGGCTGTTAAAGAGGGATATGGAAAGCATCTTGAAGTTGATTACAACTTATATCCAGGAAACTCAACCTCAGTTGCCAAAATTCAATTATCAAAAAATAAAAAAGCAACAACAAATTGCAATTTGCCTGATGTTAATTATATTGAAAACATAATAAAAGCCTACGAAAGATTCGAAGGTGAAGGAATTAAAACTGAAAACATGATTAAATATAAAATTACAGTTACGGATGAATCAAGTAAACCTATTGAAGGGGTTAAAATTGTAATCCCAGAAGCAAAGCTTTCTTCTAGTACAAATAAAAAAGGAATTGTTGAAGTAGATGTCCCCTTTGACAATTCAAGCAGAATAAATTATCCTGTATTAAAAGACTATGGAGAAGTTACAGTTATAGCTTATAAAGATGGATATGCCACAAAGGTAGTACTTAGAGCTCAAATTAACAATGATAAAAATAATACTATAAATTTAAAATTGAAAAAGTCAGATGGTAAAAATTATAATTATGAAATAGTACAGCCAAAAGACAGTTGGATAGAAAAATTATTAAGTTCATATAATTAGTAACATATAATTCCCCTCCAGAATA encodes:
- a CDS encoding carboxypeptidase-like regulatory domain-containing protein, whose product is MKFRLIALITIIALVIVTVGCLKKSSSTNVVTEIPGKQKMIVVVLDKQTNAPIKDAKVYIVGDNTVYTTDDMGKTPEIDVEINKDYFSKYTDEVANRMNCGLVNIVAVKEGYGKHLEVDYNLYPGNSTSVAKIQLSKNKKATTNCNLPDVNYIENIIKAYERFEGEGIKTENMIKYKITVTDESSKPIEGVKIVIPEAKLSSSTNKKGIVEVDVPFDNSSRINYPVLKDYGEVTVIAYKDGYATKVVLRAQINNDKNNTINLKLKKSDGKNYNYEIVQPKDSWIEKLLSSYN
- the dapF gene encoding diaminopimelate epimerase, which translates into the protein MFFSKMHGLGNDFIVYDNILSLSIDWNQLAKKCCDRHLGIGADGILIVEKSDVADIKMRIINSDGSNAEMCGNGIRCFAKYVYEKNIVNKENFNIETGAGIKNVKLDVKDNKVLSVKVDMGIPCFEKSKIPFNSDMDNKNYEIEINNKKYNLTTLLLGVPHTVVYVDEIDEKEVIEVGKIIENLEIFPKRTNVNFVQIIDYNTIKVRTWERGAGMTLACGTGTCASAVACYINNKTDKNVTAKLFAGDLKVYYEDDNIIMEGPAQFICEGVYLNIL
- a CDS encoding ISL3 family transposase codes for the protein MFLLKNVVNKDDFIEIFVETKKKPHVCPVCGYTTSKVHDYRKQRIKDVPIQFKKTFIILRKRRLVCSECGKRFYEKLDFLPRYHRMTNRLSFFIINELSNVNSMKHVSLKANVSTHTVKRIFDTVSYTAYSLPEVISIDEFKGNSGGSKYHCILVDPVNHKVIDIIKDRRFHILSDYFRNFKNRDKVKYVVIDMWSQYADIAKTYFKNATIIIDKFHFMRYNTWAIENVRKRIQKNMDKKLRRYYKKSRKLILARKDSLDEDSKRQLEIMLLYNDELRHAHYLKESFYKISDARSASEAKILLKEWIEIARKSGIKEYISCAETLSRWFKEIVNSFDVPYTNGCVEGFNNKIKVIKRNAFGFRNFNRFRNRILHCCK